A genomic window from Gemmatimonadaceae bacterium includes:
- a CDS encoding efflux RND transporter permease subunit, producing MNIVGFSVRNRQFMLVAFVAMLAMGSFSMLTIPRAEDPTFPIPVYPIVAVYPGASPTDMEQLVVDPIEDRIRALENLRDVKASIEDGLALIIPEFEVSVDADRKYDEILREVNALRGSLPSDLAVLEVQRINASDVNIAQFALVSETAPYHELDKAARALRDDLARQPGVKRAETRGYPSRELRVSLDAGRLAEFGIPLSRVLQAVGSESLNIPGGSADVGNRRFNVKTSGGYRSLDQLRSTVIGGAAGASVRLGDVAEVEWDYEIASSTARFNGRRAVWITAAMQDNENIMAVRDRLWASADAFQSTLPASMQLERAFDQSNNVRLRLSRLTTDFLIAIALVILTLLPLGFRASGIVMVSIPLSLAIGITLLKLFGYSINQLSIVGFVIALGLLVDDSIVVVENIARWLREGYGRVEAAIKATNQILVAVIGTTATLVFAFLPVLMLPGTPGKFIRSMPAAVVFTILASLLVSITIIPFLAAMFLKEEGDEHGNVFMRALNRGIDATYAKLLHRALAAPGRTLLVATALFFSALALIPSIGFSLFPKAGTPQFLVTVASPEGSALHVTDSAVAFAERALLRRESVQHVYANIGRGNPKIYYNIQSLAERTTRGELFVLVDRYDSRATPLLLDSLRAEFDAYPDARIQVTEFENGPPIDAPIAMRVTGPDLDALRDIAARVERILERTDGSRDVVNPLRVSRTDLRLRTDRAKAGLYGVPTAEVDRAVRFGLEGLAAGHLRDADGEEYAVMLRLPGPPRKGPEVLDRIYAGAVTGAQVPVRQIASLEFETSPPVIQHYDGQRAVTVTSQVRTGFNTDRVTRNILAQLDTLTLPDGYRITAAGEIASRQESFGGLGAAILIAVFGILAILILEFKTFRGMLIVSSVIPLGVIGGLVGLWVTGYTLSFSSVIGFVALIGIEIKSSILLVDFTNQLRAGGMGLDEAIERAGKVRFVPIVLTSLTAIGGLMPLAIQGSSLYSPLAIVIIGGLISSTLLSRLVTPVLYKLLPPTQEEVTQTGEFAVVTA from the coding sequence GTGAACATCGTCGGCTTCAGCGTCCGCAACCGCCAGTTTATGCTGGTGGCTTTCGTCGCGATGCTGGCGATGGGCAGCTTCTCGATGCTGACCATCCCGCGCGCCGAGGACCCGACCTTCCCGATCCCGGTGTATCCGATCGTCGCCGTGTATCCCGGCGCGAGCCCGACGGATATGGAGCAGTTGGTCGTGGATCCAATCGAGGATCGCATCCGTGCGCTCGAGAACCTTCGCGACGTGAAGGCATCCATTGAAGACGGCCTCGCGCTCATCATCCCCGAGTTCGAGGTCTCGGTGGATGCCGACCGCAAGTACGACGAGATCCTGCGCGAGGTGAACGCCCTGCGCGGCAGCCTGCCCAGCGACCTCGCGGTGCTGGAGGTGCAGCGCATCAACGCCTCCGACGTGAACATCGCGCAGTTCGCGCTGGTCTCGGAGACGGCGCCGTACCACGAACTCGACAAAGCGGCCCGCGCGCTGCGCGACGACCTTGCGCGCCAGCCGGGCGTGAAGCGGGCGGAGACCCGGGGCTATCCCAGCCGCGAGCTGCGCGTCTCGCTGGATGCCGGCCGTCTGGCCGAGTTCGGCATTCCGCTCAGCCGCGTGCTGCAGGCCGTCGGCAGCGAGAGCCTCAACATCCCCGGTGGCTCGGCTGACGTAGGCAACCGCCGTTTCAACGTGAAGACCAGCGGCGGCTATCGCTCGCTGGACCAGCTGCGCAGCACCGTCATTGGCGGTGCGGCGGGCGCATCCGTACGGCTCGGCGACGTCGCCGAAGTCGAGTGGGACTACGAGATCGCCAGCAGCACGGCGCGCTTCAACGGCCGCCGCGCCGTGTGGATCACGGCCGCGATGCAGGACAACGAGAACATTATGGCGGTGCGTGACCGGCTCTGGGCCAGCGCCGACGCCTTCCAGTCCACGTTGCCGGCCTCGATGCAGCTCGAGCGGGCCTTCGACCAATCCAACAATGTCCGGCTGCGACTCTCGCGCCTGACGACCGATTTCCTCATCGCCATCGCGTTGGTCATCCTGACGCTGCTGCCGCTGGGCTTCCGCGCCTCGGGCATCGTGATGGTGTCCATCCCGTTGTCGCTGGCCATCGGCATCACGCTGCTCAAGCTGTTCGGATACAGCATCAACCAGCTCTCCATCGTCGGCTTCGTGATTGCGCTGGGTTTGCTGGTGGACGACTCGATCGTCGTCGTCGAGAACATCGCCCGTTGGTTGCGCGAGGGCTACGGTCGCGTCGAGGCGGCTATCAAGGCCACCAATCAGATCCTCGTGGCGGTCATCGGCACGACGGCGACGCTGGTGTTCGCCTTCCTGCCGGTGCTGATGCTCCCGGGAACGCCGGGCAAGTTCATCCGCTCGATGCCGGCAGCCGTCGTGTTCACCATTCTGGCGTCGCTGCTGGTGTCGATCACGATCATCCCCTTCCTCGCGGCGATGTTCCTCAAGGAGGAAGGCGACGAGCACGGCAACGTGTTTATGCGGGCGCTTAACCGCGGCATCGACGCCACCTACGCCAAGCTGCTGCACCGCGCGCTAGCGGCACCGGGACGCACCCTGCTGGTCGCGACGGCGCTGTTCTTCAGTGCGCTGGCACTGATCCCGAGCATCGGGTTCTCGCTGTTCCCCAAGGCCGGCACGCCGCAGTTCCTGGTCACGGTCGCCTCACCGGAAGGCAGCGCCCTTCACGTCACGGACTCGGCGGTGGCATTCGCTGAGCGGGCACTGCTGCGCCGCGAGTCGGTGCAGCACGTGTACGCCAACATCGGGCGCGGCAATCCCAAGATCTACTACAACATTCAGTCTCTGGCCGAACGCACCACCCGCGGCGAGCTCTTCGTGCTGGTGGACCGCTACGACTCGCGCGCGACGCCGCTGCTGCTCGACTCGCTGCGCGCCGAGTTCGATGCCTATCCCGACGCACGCATCCAGGTGACGGAGTTCGAGAACGGCCCGCCGATCGACGCGCCCATCGCGATGCGCGTGACCGGGCCGGACCTGGACGCGCTGCGCGACATCGCTGCGCGCGTGGAACGGATCCTCGAGCGCACGGATGGTTCGCGCGACGTCGTGAACCCGCTGCGCGTCTCGCGCACGGACCTGCGCCTGCGCACCGACCGCGCCAAGGCCGGGCTCTATGGCGTGCCGACGGCCGAGGTGGACCGCGCCGTGCGCTTCGGCCTCGAAGGCCTCGCCGCCGGTCACCTGCGCGATGCCGACGGCGAGGAGTACGCGGTGATGCTCCGCCTGCCCGGTCCGCCGCGGAAGGGCCCCGAGGTACTCGACCGCATCTATGCCGGGGCGGTCACCGGAGCGCAGGTGCCGGTACGCCAGATCGCGTCGTTGGAGTTCGAGACCTCGCCGCCGGTCATCCAGCACTACGACGGCCAGCGGGCCGTCACGGTGACCTCACAGGTGCGCACCGGCTTCAACACCGACCGCGTCACGCGCAACATCCTGGCACAGCTCGACACACTGACGCTGCCGGACGGCTACCGCATCACCGCCGCCGGCGAGATCGCCAGTCGCCAGGAGAGCTTCGGCGGGCTCGGCGCCGCCATCCTCATCGCGGTGTTCGGCATCCTCGCCATCCTCATCCTGGAGTTCAAGACCTTCCGCGGGATGCTCATCGTAAGCTCAGTCATCCCGCTCGGCGTCATCGGCGGCCTCGTCGGGCTCTGGGTCACCGGCTACACGCTGAGCTTCAGCTCGGTGATCGGCTTCGTCGCGCTCATCGGCATCGAGATCAAGAGCTCGATCCTGCTGGTGGACTTCACCAACCAACTGCGTGCCGGCGGGATGGGGCTCGACGAGGCCATCGAGCGGGCAGGGAAGGTGCGCTTCGTGCCGATCGTGCTCACGTCGCTGACGGCGATCGGCGGGTTGATGCCGCTGGCCATCCAAGGCAGCTCGCTCTACTCGCCGCTGGCCATCGTCATCATCGGCGGATTAATCAGCTCGACGCTGCTCTCGCGCCTCGTGACGCCGGTGCTCTACAAGCTCCTGCCACCGACGCAGGAGGAAGTCACGCAGACCGGCGAGTTCGCGGTGGTCACGGCCTGA
- a CDS encoding folate-binding protein YgfZ, whose translation MTAFLVDRSARLRMTFAGAKAKESLGGLVTNDVTALTPGHGQRAVALTPKGRVIAFIRVFDRGLDLLVDCEAASAEAFVGMIRKFVNPRGAKYQVLGDEMGCLGVHGAQAAKLLAPLLPLALETLDALPMHGVWSGESGDLTVVRTDELVAPGFDIFASPARLAELRAALGAQGVHEIDADALEVQRVERGLPRFGVEMDDETIPQEANLDAHGAISFTKGCYTGQEVVARIHFRGHVNRHLRWLSAAAPVPRGAAVLDADGKEVGDVRSSVVSGERGPLAIAMIRREIVPGSELRVRTAGGEIAATMAVIG comes from the coding sequence ATGACCGCCTTCCTCGTCGACCGCAGTGCGCGCCTGCGGATGACCTTCGCCGGCGCCAAGGCCAAGGAATCGCTGGGTGGACTGGTGACCAACGATGTCACCGCGCTCACGCCGGGTCACGGCCAACGTGCCGTCGCGCTCACGCCCAAGGGCCGCGTCATCGCGTTCATCCGCGTGTTCGATCGCGGCCTCGACCTGCTCGTGGACTGCGAGGCCGCGTCCGCCGAGGCCTTCGTCGGAATGATCCGCAAGTTCGTGAATCCACGCGGCGCCAAGTACCAGGTGCTCGGTGACGAGATGGGCTGCCTCGGCGTGCACGGAGCGCAGGCGGCCAAGCTGCTCGCGCCGCTGCTCCCGCTCGCGCTCGAGACGCTCGACGCCCTGCCGATGCACGGCGTGTGGAGCGGGGAGAGCGGCGACCTGACCGTCGTGCGCACCGACGAACTCGTCGCGCCGGGCTTCGATATCTTCGCCTCGCCGGCGCGCTTGGCCGAGCTGCGTGCCGCGCTCGGCGCGCAGGGCGTGCACGAGATCGACGCCGACGCACTCGAGGTCCAGCGCGTCGAGCGCGGTCTCCCGCGCTTCGGCGTGGAGATGGACGACGAGACGATCCCGCAGGAAGCCAACCTCGACGCACACGGCGCGATCTCCTTCACCAAGGGCTGCTACACCGGCCAGGAAGTCGTCGCGCGCATCCACTTCCGTGGTCACGTCAACCGGCACCTGCGCTGGCTCAGTGCGGCCGCACCAGTTCCCCGCGGCGCGGCGGTGCTCGACGCCGACGGCAAGGAGGTCGGCGACGTGCGCTCGTCCGTGGTCTCGGGCGAGCGCGGGCCGTTGGCGATCGCGATGATCCGTCGCGAAATCGTGCCGGGCAGCGAGCTGCGGGTGCGTACCGCCGGCGGCGAGATCGCCGCGACGATGGCGGTGATCGGATGA
- a CDS encoding HAD family phosphatase, translating into MEVPVLLVEFEGVLADTAALREAALAESLAADGIELSAAFLTAASGRATEDAIRRIRELAGAPDDPTAVELGRLRAERAFAARIGKGVMLQPGVRAAVERLSSCARLALVTRASRREVEFTLALGALDGLFRPVIALEDAAPGKPSRAPYDAALARVAELFPGQVLRGVAVEDSLVGVRAAHQAGLPTVLVGVHPPQDAMEAECWVPSLADLTPERLRLLLSPAVKGAG; encoded by the coding sequence ATGGAAGTCCCGGTGCTCTTGGTCGAGTTCGAAGGCGTCCTCGCCGACACGGCCGCGCTGCGCGAAGCGGCGTTGGCGGAGTCGCTGGCGGCCGACGGCATCGAGCTCAGTGCTGCGTTCTTGACCGCGGCCAGCGGGCGCGCCACCGAGGACGCCATCCGTCGCATCAGGGAACTCGCCGGCGCCCCGGACGACCCCACTGCCGTGGAACTGGGCCGCCTGCGCGCCGAGCGCGCCTTCGCCGCGCGCATCGGGAAGGGCGTGATGCTGCAGCCCGGCGTGCGCGCCGCGGTGGAGCGACTCTCGAGCTGCGCGCGCCTCGCCTTGGTCACGCGCGCCTCCCGCCGCGAGGTGGAGTTCACGCTGGCGCTCGGCGCGCTCGACGGCCTGTTCCGGCCGGTCATCGCGCTCGAAGACGCCGCTCCGGGCAAGCCCTCGCGTGCGCCCTACGACGCCGCGCTCGCGCGCGTGGCCGAGTTGTTCCCCGGACAGGTGCTGCGAGGCGTGGCGGTGGAAGACAGCCTCGTCGGTGTCCGCGCGGCGCATCAGGCCGGGTTGCCGACCGTGCTGGTGGGCGTGCATCCGCCGCAGGACGCGATGGAAGCCGAATGCTGGGTGCCGAGCCTCGCCGACCTTACGCCGGAACGCCTGCGGCTGCTCCTGAGCCCGGCGGTGAAGGGGGCGGGATGA
- a CDS encoding calcium/sodium antiporter, giving the protein MEFLVPVLFLAAGIALLGFGADVLVRGAVGLATLARVSSAVIGLTIVAMGTSLPELTVGVAASLKGASDIGVGNVVGVNVFNVCVVLGISALILPMRVHGAAVRLEWPFMFLASFILFLLARDGTLDRVEGAFFVVSLGLFVAYVVRIGRKDVQGEEKADLQELIELKTFGDRLRRMGPALGLIGGGIAVLIVGGEVLMRGALSLAHSAGMSERMIGLTVVAFGTGTPEVATAIVAARRGQSELALGNVIGSNIVNILGILGVTALIRPLALDPAAVNHDIPWMLGFSLVLLPIMRRGSVIDRSEGALLLVAYVGYLVLLALGY; this is encoded by the coding sequence ATGGAGTTCTTGGTCCCCGTCCTGTTCCTCGCCGCCGGCATCGCGCTGCTCGGCTTCGGCGCGGATGTCCTAGTCCGCGGCGCAGTGGGCCTCGCGACGCTGGCGCGGGTGTCGAGCGCGGTCATCGGGCTCACCATCGTCGCAATGGGCACCTCGCTGCCGGAGCTCACGGTCGGCGTCGCCGCCTCGCTCAAGGGCGCCAGCGACATCGGCGTCGGCAACGTCGTCGGCGTGAACGTCTTCAACGTCTGCGTGGTGCTGGGCATCTCGGCGCTGATCCTCCCGATGCGCGTCCACGGCGCGGCGGTGCGCCTGGAATGGCCGTTTATGTTCCTCGCCAGCTTCATCCTCTTCCTGCTGGCGCGCGACGGCACGCTGGACCGCGTCGAAGGCGCGTTCTTCGTCGTCAGCCTCGGGTTGTTCGTCGCCTATGTGGTGCGCATCGGCCGCAAGGACGTGCAGGGCGAGGAGAAGGCAGACCTGCAGGAGCTCATCGAGCTAAAGACCTTCGGCGATCGCCTGCGCCGGATGGGTCCGGCGCTGGGCCTAATCGGCGGCGGCATCGCCGTGCTGATCGTCGGCGGCGAGGTGCTGATGCGCGGCGCGCTCAGCCTTGCGCACAGCGCCGGGATGTCGGAGCGGATGATCGGCCTGACGGTGGTGGCCTTCGGCACCGGCACGCCTGAGGTCGCCACGGCCATCGTCGCCGCGCGACGCGGCCAGAGCGAGCTCGCACTCGGCAACGTCATCGGTTCCAACATCGTCAACATCCTCGGCATCCTCGGCGTCACCGCGCTCATCCGGCCGCTCGCGCTGGACCCGGCGGCGGTGAACCACGACATCCCGTGGATGCTCGGCTTCTCGTTGGTGCTGCTGCCGATTATGCGCCGCGGGTCGGTGATCGACCGCAGCGAAGGCGCGTTGCTGCTGGTGGCGTACGTCGGATACCTGGTGCTGCTCGCGCTGGGCTACTGA
- a CDS encoding membrane dipeptidase, which produces MNRRDLLRAATGASLAALGAPAILRRRHRLFADSPTDYSARTIGLIRENPVVDMLCQFAFSDFREEESPPRAVRWLQNPRSFTAEDFARFRASGVTALALGHGASSYEGGVQWAAQWNGFIASRSEWFRRVDSADDLRRTAADGRVGIILTTQDAGHFRSVNDVDTFYRLGQRVAQLTYNTQNRLGAGFLEHRDGGLTVFGGEILKRMESVGMAVDLSHCADQTTMDAIDAATKPPVFTHATARGILPDCRRCKTDESIRALAAKGGVVGIAMIRFMVRPAPPVTVEHVVDHVEHIIKIAGAEHVGIGSDLDMAGLANAVPRSGPIAPTSQPNFDRYNAYFAEDGGAHVDGLNHHRRTFDLVEAMVRRRHSDATIRGLLGGNFIRAMAATWA; this is translated from the coding sequence ATGAACCGCCGCGACCTCCTCCGCGCCGCCACCGGCGCCAGTCTCGCCGCCCTCGGCGCCCCCGCCATCCTCCGCCGACGGCACCGGCTCTTCGCCGACTCCCCCACCGACTACTCGGCGCGCACCATCGGTCTCATCCGCGAGAACCCGGTGGTGGATATGCTCTGCCAGTTCGCGTTCTCGGACTTCCGCGAGGAGGAAAGCCCGCCCCGCGCCGTGCGCTGGCTGCAGAACCCGCGCAGCTTCACGGCCGAAGACTTCGCGCGCTTCCGCGCCTCGGGCGTAACGGCGCTGGCGTTGGGACACGGCGCCTCAAGCTACGAAGGTGGCGTGCAGTGGGCGGCCCAGTGGAACGGCTTCATCGCCTCGCGCAGCGAATGGTTCCGTCGCGTGGACAGCGCCGACGACCTCCGACGCACCGCCGCCGACGGACGCGTCGGCATCATCCTCACGACGCAGGATGCGGGACACTTCCGCAGCGTGAACGACGTGGACACGTTCTACCGCCTCGGCCAACGCGTGGCGCAGCTCACCTACAACACGCAGAACCGGCTCGGCGCCGGCTTCCTCGAGCACCGCGACGGCGGCCTCACCGTGTTCGGCGGCGAGATCCTCAAGCGGATGGAGAGCGTGGGGATGGCGGTGGACCTCTCGCACTGCGCCGACCAGACGACGATGGACGCGATCGACGCCGCGACGAAGCCGCCGGTGTTCACGCACGCCACGGCGCGGGGCATCCTGCCGGACTGCCGACGCTGCAAGACGGACGAATCCATCCGCGCACTCGCGGCGAAGGGCGGCGTGGTAGGCATCGCAATGATCCGCTTTATGGTCCGGCCCGCACCGCCGGTCACGGTGGAGCACGTGGTGGATCACGTCGAGCACATCATCAAGATCGCCGGCGCCGAGCACGTGGGCATCGGCTCCGACCTCGATATGGCCGGCCTCGCGAACGCCGTGCCGCGCAGCGGCCCGATCGCGCCCACCTCGCAGCCCAACTTCGATCGCTACAATGCGTACTTCGCCGAGGACGGCGGCGCGCACGTGGATGGCCTCAACCACCACCGCCGCACCTTCGACCTCGTCGAGGCGATGGTGCGGCGGCGGCACTCCGATGCGACCATCCGCGGACTGCTCGGCGGCAACTTCATCCGGGCGATGGCGGCCACCTGGGCCTGA
- a CDS encoding molybdopterin oxidoreductase family protein — protein sequence MTATVVRGACPLDCPDTCATLVTVEDGRATKIQGDKAHPFTQGFLCTKVNRYLERSYHPDRVLTPLRRVGPKGPGAQFVEASWDEALGAIAEKLNAIRNSDAGPQAILPYSYAGTMGLLQGESIDRRFFHLLGASKLDRTICAAAGAAGMKMTVGGSVGADAEELRNSDLVILWGTNTLTSNPHLWPHVLEARAKGASVLCIDPIRTRTAEQCDEWIAIRPGTDAALALGLMHVIFEEGLEDADYLQQYTLGADELRLRVKRYPPERVAELTGIPAERIVTLARQYAAAKAAFVRINYGLQRHGGGAMAVRAIACLPAVVGHWRRPGGGVQLSASANFAFNKAVLQREDLSPPGTRIINMSLLGEALTKPDAGVGGPPVQAIVVYNSNPAAIAPDHGNVTAGFARDDLFVVVLEHFRTDTTDYADWILPATTQLEHWDVHSSYGHLYASLNRPAIAPCGQALPNTEIFRRLAARMGLDHESLRDDDVTLIKQALASEDPRMRSVNWEALEANGWARLSVPRPFVPFAKGGFLTPSGKCEFSSQRMADLGMDPLPDFTPPHEFPESVPDLAARYPLTLISSPAHQFMNSSFVNVGPLQRAAREPEVALHPQDAERRGIAEGQMVEVRNDRGHFVGRARIREGIREGVAWAPGVWWAKLSVDGKNVNATTSQRLTDMGGGPTFYDNLVEVRTVETL from the coding sequence ATGACCGCGACCGTCGTGCGCGGGGCCTGCCCGCTCGACTGCCCCGACACCTGCGCGACGCTGGTGACCGTCGAGGACGGGCGCGCCACCAAGATCCAGGGCGACAAGGCGCATCCGTTCACGCAGGGATTCCTCTGCACCAAGGTCAACCGCTATCTCGAGCGCTCGTATCATCCCGACCGCGTGCTCACGCCGCTGCGCCGCGTCGGGCCCAAGGGGCCGGGTGCGCAGTTCGTGGAAGCTTCCTGGGACGAAGCCCTCGGCGCCATCGCCGAGAAGCTCAACGCCATCCGCAATTCGGACGCGGGGCCGCAGGCCATCCTGCCCTACTCCTACGCCGGCACGATGGGCCTGCTGCAGGGCGAGAGCATCGACCGACGCTTCTTCCACTTGCTCGGCGCCTCCAAGCTCGACCGCACCATCTGCGCCGCCGCTGGCGCCGCCGGAATGAAGATGACCGTCGGCGGCAGCGTCGGCGCCGACGCCGAGGAGCTGCGCAACAGCGATCTCGTCATCCTCTGGGGCACCAACACGCTGACCAGCAACCCGCACCTCTGGCCGCACGTGCTCGAGGCGCGGGCCAAGGGCGCGTCGGTGTTGTGCATCGATCCGATCCGCACGCGCACCGCCGAGCAGTGCGACGAATGGATTGCCATCCGGCCCGGCACGGATGCCGCGCTCGCGCTGGGCCTGATGCACGTGATCTTCGAGGAAGGGCTCGAGGACGCCGACTACCTGCAGCAGTACACGCTGGGCGCCGACGAACTGCGCCTGCGCGTGAAGCGGTATCCGCCGGAGCGCGTGGCCGAGCTCACTGGCATCCCCGCCGAGCGCATCGTGACGCTGGCGCGACAGTACGCGGCCGCCAAGGCGGCCTTCGTGCGCATCAACTATGGATTGCAGCGCCACGGCGGCGGTGCGATGGCCGTGCGCGCCATCGCCTGTCTTCCTGCCGTGGTGGGCCACTGGCGGCGTCCCGGCGGCGGTGTGCAGCTCTCGGCCTCCGCGAACTTCGCGTTCAACAAGGCCGTGCTGCAGCGCGAGGATCTCTCGCCGCCCGGCACGCGCATCATCAATATGTCGTTGCTCGGCGAGGCGCTCACCAAGCCAGATGCCGGCGTCGGCGGCCCGCCGGTGCAGGCCATCGTCGTGTACAACTCCAATCCCGCCGCCATCGCGCCCGACCACGGCAACGTCACCGCCGGCTTCGCCCGCGACGACCTGTTCGTGGTTGTGCTCGAGCACTTCCGCACCGACACCACGGACTACGCGGATTGGATTCTGCCGGCGACGACGCAGCTCGAGCACTGGGACGTGCACAGCTCGTACGGGCATTTATACGCCAGCCTGAATCGGCCGGCCATCGCGCCCTGCGGCCAGGCCTTGCCCAACACCGAGATCTTCCGGCGGCTCGCCGCGCGGATGGGACTCGATCACGAGTCCCTGCGTGACGACGACGTGACATTGATCAAGCAGGCCCTCGCGTCCGAGGACCCGCGGATGCGCAGCGTGAACTGGGAGGCACTCGAGGCCAATGGCTGGGCGCGCCTGAGTGTGCCGCGGCCCTTCGTGCCCTTCGCCAAGGGCGGATTTCTGACGCCGAGCGGCAAGTGCGAGTTCTCTTCGCAGCGGATGGCGGATCTGGGGATGGATCCCCTGCCGGACTTCACGCCGCCGCACGAGTTCCCGGAATCCGTGCCTGACCTCGCGGCCAGATATCCACTCACGCTGATCTCGTCGCCGGCGCACCAGTTTATGAATTCGTCGTTCGTGAACGTCGGTCCGTTGCAGCGCGCGGCGCGCGAGCCGGAGGTGGCGCTGCATCCGCAGGACGCCGAGCGGCGGGGGATCGCCGAGGGGCAGATGGTGGAGGTGCGCAACGACCGCGGGCATTTCGTGGGACGCGCGCGGATTCGCGAGGGGATCCGCGAGGGCGTGGCCTGGGCGCCCGGGGTGTGGTGGGCGAAGCTGTCGGTGGATGGGAAGAACGTGAATGCGACGACGTCGCAGCGGCTGACGGATATGGGCGGGGGGCCGACGTTCTATGACAATCTGGTTGAAGTGCGGACAGTGGAGACGTTGTAG
- a CDS encoding MFS transporter: MADTHSLNPFRTLVRYRNFRIFWTGQTISLVGSWMQQVAVGWLALELSNDAFVVGLVAAAGTLPILLFSLPGGMLADRADKLRVIRVAQSLMLLEATVLWWLAWTGHLTIGWLIALTSIGGLLAAFEIPARQALWVHLVDRADLPKAIGLNSMGFNLARVLGPSIAAVVIAKFGIAWTFGLNALSFLAVLIGLAMLALPASAREGGGAGQGLRAGLAEALRYVRGTAPLPALMLVAMVFSILGVPVITLLPVVARDLLGLGAEGYGALMASLGIGAMVGALAVAATGGGVRKGRTLYIASHLFPALLVVFALVRYVPLNGLLLFVVGITMIVNNALVNSRLQEVVPDALRGRVLSLYIMVYIGGAPIGSFVAGVLARAFGTAWAIGGTAGAMLVFALWVFRREGELTAH; the protein is encoded by the coding sequence ATGGCCGACACCCACTCCCTGAACCCGTTCCGGACGCTGGTCCGCTACCGGAACTTCCGGATCTTCTGGACGGGGCAGACCATCTCGCTGGTCGGGTCGTGGATGCAGCAGGTGGCGGTCGGCTGGCTTGCGCTGGAGCTGTCGAACGACGCCTTCGTCGTCGGCCTCGTCGCGGCGGCGGGCACGCTGCCGATTCTCCTGTTCTCGCTGCCCGGCGGGATGCTGGCCGACCGCGCCGACAAGCTGCGCGTGATCCGCGTCGCGCAGTCGCTGATGCTGCTGGAAGCGACCGTGCTGTGGTGGTTGGCGTGGACGGGGCATCTCACGATTGGCTGGTTGATCGCGCTCACCAGCATCGGCGGCTTGCTCGCCGCCTTCGAGATCCCGGCGCGGCAGGCCCTGTGGGTGCACCTCGTCGACCGCGCCGACCTGCCCAAGGCGATCGGGCTCAACTCGATGGGCTTCAACCTCGCGCGCGTGCTTGGTCCCAGCATCGCCGCCGTGGTCATCGCCAAGTTCGGCATCGCGTGGACCTTCGGGCTCAATGCGCTGAGCTTCCTGGCCGTGCTGATCGGCCTCGCGATGCTCGCGTTGCCCGCGTCAGCGCGCGAGGGCGGGGGCGCCGGGCAGGGGCTGCGCGCCGGCCTAGCCGAGGCGCTGCGCTACGTGCGCGGCACCGCGCCGCTGCCGGCCTTGATGCTCGTGGCGATGGTGTTCTCCATCCTCGGCGTTCCCGTCATCACCTTGCTGCCGGTGGTCGCGCGCGACCTGCTCGGGCTCGGCGCCGAGGGCTACGGCGCGCTGATGGCGTCGCTGGGCATCGGCGCGATGGTCGGTGCGTTGGCCGTCGCTGCGACCGGCGGCGGGGTGCGGAAGGGGCGGACGCTGTACATCGCGTCGCACCTGTTCCCGGCGCTGCTGGTGGTCTTCGCGCTCGTGCGCTACGTGCCGCTAAACGGATTGCTGCTCTTCGTGGTGGGCATCACGATGATCGTGAACAACGCGCTGGTGAACTCGCGGCTGCAGGAAGTCGTGCCTGACGCGCTGCGCGGGCGCGTGCTCTCGCTGTACATAATGGTGTACATCGGGGGCGCGCCGATCGGGAGCTTCGTGGCGGGTGTGCTGGCGCGGGCGTTCGGGACGGCGTGGGCGATCGGGGGGACGGCGGGGGCGATGTTGGTGTTTGCGCTGTGGGTGTTTAGGCGGGAGGGGGAGTTGACGGCGCACTGA